The proteins below are encoded in one region of Planctopirus limnophila DSM 3776:
- the cmk gene encoding (d)CMP kinase, translating to MSGGHVVITIDGPAGTGKSTAARKLAQLLGFSFLDTGAMYRAIAWGCLQQGMDLTRHDLVTNFARQADLQIEDQTIRLNGQDVTQAIRLPQVTLVASQVAAIEGVREQMVALQRRAAEGQNIVTEGRDQGTIVFPEAPCKFFLTASPLERAKRREAQLRSSGQTVPLEEILEQQQLRDERDENRTIAPLRPAIDATIVDTTSTSLEEVIDYLQRVVITKISSPRTTA from the coding sequence ATGTCGGGCGGTCATGTTGTCATTACCATTGATGGGCCAGCAGGGACCGGCAAGAGCACAGCCGCTCGAAAGTTGGCTCAATTGCTTGGTTTTTCATTTCTGGACACGGGCGCGATGTATCGAGCCATTGCCTGGGGATGCCTGCAGCAGGGAATGGATCTGACTCGTCACGATCTGGTGACCAACTTTGCTCGCCAGGCCGACCTGCAGATCGAAGATCAAACCATCCGTCTGAATGGACAGGATGTAACGCAGGCCATTCGCTTGCCACAAGTTACGTTAGTCGCTTCTCAAGTGGCAGCCATCGAAGGTGTGCGCGAGCAAATGGTGGCACTGCAACGGCGTGCTGCGGAGGGGCAGAATATCGTCACTGAGGGACGAGACCAGGGAACCATCGTTTTCCCCGAGGCTCCCTGCAAGTTTTTTCTGACGGCATCTCCGTTAGAACGTGCCAAACGGCGTGAAGCTCAGCTTCGCAGTTCCGGGCAAACTGTGCCGCTTGAAGAGATCCTTGAGCAACAACAACTGCGCGATGAACGTGATGAGAACCGGACCATCGCTCCATTACGTCCAGCGATTGATGCGACTATCGTGGATACGACTTCAACATCTCTCGAAGAAGTGATTGATTATCTTCAACGA
- a CDS encoding M24 family metallopeptidase — protein MFSLSDVQAAIREQGVDGWLLYDFRKSNVLAERVLGLDKKTSRRWAYFIPKEGTPRKLVHRIETGVLDALPGDKRIYLKWSEFEEGMAALVAGSKKIAMEYAPRNGNPYISRVDGGTIELIRSFGVEVVSSGDLIQLFESVWDDEQIAMHLEASKVTDAAYVVAWKTIANDINSQGHSDELRVQRAILDHFEAHGVTTYSPPIVGVNAHSGDPHFETGSLPDTIIREGDFVLVDLWGKLDKPRAVYSDLTRTGYVGTSVPEKYTKVFHVVAAARDAAIQYVVDAFAAGRRVEGYEVDDACREVIEKAGYGPYYVHRTGHNIGQEVHGNGAHIDNLETHETRALIPRTCFSIEPGIYLEEFGVRSEVDVLIHPNGRVEVTGGALQTEIVPILAQ, from the coding sequence ATGTTCTCACTCAGCGACGTTCAGGCAGCGATTCGGGAACAGGGAGTCGATGGCTGGTTGTTGTACGATTTTCGCAAGTCAAACGTACTGGCCGAACGTGTGCTGGGGCTGGATAAAAAAACCAGCCGTCGCTGGGCCTATTTTATCCCTAAAGAAGGGACTCCTCGAAAACTGGTACATCGCATCGAAACGGGTGTGCTCGACGCATTACCTGGCGACAAAAGGATCTATCTTAAGTGGAGTGAGTTCGAAGAGGGGATGGCGGCCCTGGTAGCTGGCAGCAAAAAAATCGCCATGGAATACGCTCCCCGGAATGGTAACCCGTACATTTCGCGCGTGGATGGCGGGACAATTGAGCTGATCCGGTCTTTTGGCGTGGAAGTTGTTTCTTCGGGAGATCTCATTCAGTTGTTTGAATCGGTCTGGGATGACGAGCAGATTGCCATGCATCTGGAGGCGTCCAAAGTCACTGATGCCGCGTATGTCGTGGCGTGGAAGACGATCGCCAACGATATCAATAGCCAGGGTCACTCAGATGAACTGCGAGTCCAGCGGGCGATTCTGGATCACTTCGAGGCTCATGGAGTCACCACCTACAGCCCGCCGATTGTGGGTGTGAATGCCCATAGTGGTGACCCGCATTTTGAAACAGGTTCACTACCCGACACGATCATTCGCGAAGGCGATTTCGTACTGGTCGACTTGTGGGGCAAGCTCGACAAGCCCAGGGCAGTCTATAGCGACTTAACTCGTACGGGTTATGTGGGGACGAGTGTTCCCGAGAAGTACACCAAGGTTTTTCACGTCGTGGCTGCTGCCCGCGATGCCGCCATCCAGTATGTGGTGGATGCTTTTGCTGCAGGCCGGCGAGTTGAAGGTTATGAAGTCGATGATGCCTGCCGCGAAGTGATCGAAAAGGCAGGCTACGGGCCTTACTATGTCCATCGGACAGGGCATAACATTGGCCAGGAAGTTCATGGGAATGGTGCCCATATCGATAACCTAGAGACGCATGAAACCCGAGCCTTGATTCCCCGGACATGCTTCTCGATTGAGCCCGGAATCTATCTGGAAGAGTTCGGTGTTCGCAGCGAAGTCGATGTGCTGATTCACCCGAATGGACGTGTAGAAGTGACTGGTGGCGCACTTCAGACAGAGATTGTGCCGATTCTCGCTCAATGA